The sequence TGCGATTCACCGCGTTGGAAGACCGAGGGCTACTGGGCAAAAAATATTTGCAATGTTGGTGATATCAATAATCCACCAAGCGCTACTGAGGTAGTGAACGCCTCATTAAGTTTGTTGCCCTGATCTAGCGAAGTAGGGTATTGATCGAGATTAAATCTTCATCCGTCAATGCTGCTGCATGGGCTTTTAGCTTAATAGCATTAAGAATCGTGTTGTAACGAGCCTGCTGGAGTTGTGATCTTGTGGTGATGAGCGTATCGAGTGCGATTAAGACATCGATATTGATCAAGGTACCCACCTGAAATCCTAGCTTGCTAGATTCCAAGGCGGAGCTTGATGAACGCTCGGCAGCTTCAAAAGCTTTCACACTCGCAAGTCCGCCATAAAAGCCTGTAAATGCTGTTCTAGTGCTTTGGGCTGCGGTACGCCTTGCATTGTCATAGTTTGCCTTTGCCTGATCGACTAGAGCAGCATTTTGACGTATCAAAGAAGTGTTATAGCCACCAGACACTAAAGGGATGGTCATTTGTAGGGCGATCGTATTGTTATATACATTGGTGTTTGAAGGTGTATAGCTATTCGGTGTGCCATTGGAGGTGTTGTAGCCGCTAGTACCTACAAAATTCAGGGATGGATAGTTCAGGGCTTGGGCTGCACGATAAGTGCTTTCCGCAAGACTGACTGAAAGTTGATTCGCTAATACGTTAAAGTTTGCGGCTTCTGCTTGGTTAATCCAGTCTTCCATTGTTTGCCCTGGAGGCAATTGTGGATTGACCGATTCAGCAATCGGAATACCTTTGTTGTCTTTGCTTTTTGATCGCGGGTCTCTTAGAACCCCATCAATTTTCGCTTCCTTCACCAATGGCTTTAGAGGGCCAACAGGATGTCCCACAAGTTGTTCAAGGACGCCACGCTTCACAATCAAATCTGCTTGTGCAGCGATTTCTTGTGAGTTTGCTAAATCGAGCGCCGCTTGGGCAGTATTGACGTCCACAATCGTCGCCAAGCCAGCATCAAATTTGGCTTGAGCAATATCGAGCTGTTGCTTGATTAAATCCTTTTTATTGCGATAGAGCTCAACATTATCTTGACTGGTCAGGGCATCAAAGTAGGCCTGTGAGACACGAATAATGAGATCTTGTTGCGCCAAATAAAAACGCATATCTGCAATCTTAGTATTCAGATCACCTTGTTTGAATGCTTCAAAGGCGGCAACGTTAAATACGGGTTGCGTTAAGGTGACTGTGTAACTCTTTTGATCAAATACCCGTGAGTTTCCAGGATTGTTAGAGACCACAGTGGTGTTTGCGCCGTGTTGATAGTAGCGCGTACCTATAGGTGTTGCATTCGCCTGCGGCAACAATAATGAGAGGCCTTGCCAATAGAGCTCTTTGCTTGCTTGATAATTAAATCGAGCGGCATTTAATACTGGGTCACTAAATGCCGCCTCTTGATAAAGCTGAATAAGGTCTACTAATTGACCTTTGCTATTACTCGCTTTGTTGCCAGTCACGTTCGATGGCGCAGAAGTACTCGGAAGTGCCGTCTTCGGAGGCATCAAAAATTGAGGTGGTTGCTCTAAGCCAATGAGGGTTGAGGCACTCATTGGAGTTGGTAGAGCAGGTCTTGCAGCATCATTCGGGCTCTGGGCATAAGCACCTGCAGACCAATAATGGAGTCCGAGCGCCTGACCTAGGAGCAAGCCAATAGTGATTTGAGAGCGGCGAAAACGGGCTTTGGTCATCTAATTCTGATACGGTTCATGTGCCATGGAGTTTAAGGCTAATTTATACAAAGCGCCTATTTGGCTGCTATTTTTGCCAAATTCTATGAGATTTGCTCCGAGCCTATAAAATTTGACTATGGATCTTATTTTATTGTTTAAAGCAATTATTCTGGGTGTGGTCGAGGGCTTCACGGAGTTTTTGCCAATCTCTAGCACCGGGCATCTTATCTTGGTTGGTGATTTGCTAGATTTCAATGATGAGCGCGGTAAGGCTTTTGAAGTCATTATCCAGTTTGGTGCGATTTTGGCTGTTTGCTGGGAGTTTCGTAGCAAGCTCCTAAAGGTTGTCTCATCTTTTGCTTCTAGTGCCGCTTCCCGCCGCTTTGTTCTCAATTTAGTGATTGCATCTGTTCCAGCGATGGGCTTAGGATTTTTCTTCGGCAAACATATCAAAGCAGTTTTGTTTTCTCCTATTCCTGTAGCAAGCGCTTTTATTGTGGGTGCTCTGATTATCTTCTGGGCCGAGCGTCGTCAAGAAAAAATCACCACCACTAAAAATCATATTCATTCAGTGGATGATCTCTCCCCACTGGATGCTCTTAAAGTTGGACTAGCTCAATGTGCCGCACTTATTCCCGGTACATCACGCTCGGGTGCAACTATCATCGGCGGTATGTTGTTTGGCATTCCCCGTGCAGTTGCTACTGAGTTCTCATTTTTTCTGGCAATTCCCGTGATTGGTGGTGCAACTGCCTATGAGTTATTAAAGCTATGGAAGTCGCCAGTTGCATTTACTGGTGAGTTTGCGTTAGCTACATTCATTGGTTTTATTGCTGCTTTTATTTCGGCATTTATTTGTGTCCGTTGGCTCATACATTACGTGGCGCACCACAATTTCATTCCGTTCGCGTGGTACCGAATTGGCTTTGGCCTCTTGGTCTTGATTACGGCCTATACGGGCTTGATTGCTTGGTCACACTAACTAACAAAAACTGAATGGAATCATGATGGATGTATCCATAGACGCAATTACTAATAATATTCAGCTGGCACTTGCCCCAGTATTTTTATTGACTGCAGTAGCTACGCTCATCAATGCAATTTCGACTCGTCTTGCTAGAACGGTTGACCGTATGCGGTCCATTCAGCAAAAGATTCAGGATGGTCTAGTGGCTGATCAGAATATTCTGAATCATATGCGGATTGAAGCCAAGGAGGCGCAGGTAAGAGGGCGTTTGTGTACGCTGGCTATCTTTTTTGTTGTTTTAAGCGGAATCTTTATTTCTCTTACGGTATTAGAGCTATTCTTTTTTCAAGCTGGTGCTGTCCACTCAATGAAAACAGATTATGTCATTTGGACTTTTGTCCTTGGCCTGATTTCATTTATGACCTCTTTATCCATTGTTTTAGGAGAGGTGGTCTATGCGTATTGGTCTGCCGGTTGGAATTTGTATGGTCGTTAAAATAATCTCAATTCTAAAAATAATCAAAAATAACTATGAATAAAATCCTCATCACTGGCGGCGCTGGCTTTTTGGGCTCTCACTTAACCGAGAAGCTCCTTAAAGAGGGCAATGACGTTTTAGTAGTGGATAACTACTTTACTGGTAGCAAAGCGAATTTGGCACATTTGTTACCTAATCCTAAGTTAGAGTTGATGCGCCATGATGTGACCTTTCCGCTCTATGTAGAAACCAATCAAATTTATAACTTAGCGTGCCCAGCATCACCGGTGCACTATCAATATGATCCTGTGCAAACTACCAAGACCAGTGTGCATGGCGCTATCAATATGCTGGGCTTAGCTAAAAGAACCAGAGCACGTATTTTGCAAGCCTCAACCAGTGAAGTCTATGGTGATCCAGAAGTGCATCCCCAACCAGAGGAATACTGGGGTAAGGTCAATCCCATTGGTATTCGTTCTTGTTATGACGAAGGCAAACGCTGTGCAGAAACTCTGTTCTTTGACTATAACCGTCAGCATGGTTTAGACATTAAGGTAGTTCGCATCTTTAATACCTATGGTCCGCGCATGCATCCCAACGATGGTCGGGTAGTGAGTAATTTCATTGTGCAAGCACTGCAAGGTAAAGACATTACGATTTATGGCGATGGCCAACAAACCCGAAGTTTTTGTTATGTCGATGATCTGATTGATGCCATGGTCAAAATGATGAGTACAGAAGTGGGCTTTACTGGCCCAATCAATATCGGTAACCCAGGTGAGTTCACCATGTTGCAATTGGCTGAAGCAGTCCTCAAACTCTCAGGCAGCAAATCAAAAATTATTCATCAGCCATTGCCATCGGATGATCCGAAGCAACGTCAGCCTAATATTGAGTTGGCAAAAGCTAAGCTCGGCTGGCAGCCGAAGGTGAATCTTGAAGATGGCCTTAAAGAGACGATTGCTTATTTTAAAAAGGTTGTAGCCTAAGTTGGTTCAGCAAGAGCAGGAAGGCCTGGAAAAACGCTTTGAGCGGATTCGATCCTTTGTGTTGCGGGCTGGTAGGACTACTGCTGGTCAGCAGCGTGCGATTGATGAGCTAGGGCCAAAGTATCTTTTGCCTTTTCAGGAACAAACCTTAGATTTAGTTGCTGCATTTGGTGGCTCAGCGAATCCGAAGATTTTGGAAATTGGATTTGGCATGGGCGAGACTACTGCCAAGATTGCAGTCACTCGAAATCAAGATGATTTTTTAGCAATTGAAGTGCATACCCCTGGCGTGGGTGCGCTGCTGAAATTGATTGGTGAAAATCATCTCACTAATTTGCGTTTGATTCGTCATGATGCCGTCGAAGTCTTAGAAAAAATGATTGCCCCGAATTCTTTAGATGGCATTCATATTTATTTTGCTGACCCTTGGCATAAGAAACGCCATCACAAACGTCGCCTGATTCAGGCGGGTTTTGTGGCTTTACTAGTTTCTAAATTAAAGTCTAGAGCATATCTTCACCTGGCCACAGATTGGCATAATTACGCGGAACAAATGCTGCTGGTATTAAATGCTGAGCCTACTTTGCAAAACACCTCTACCGAATTAGTGAAAGTAGAGACTTTTACTCAAGAAGATATTGCCAAGACTGGTGAGGTTGTAAATGAATTCAAGCCCAGCTTGGATCAATTGAACTCCGAGCATTTGGGATATGTGGATAGACCATCTTATCGACCCATTACGAAGTTTGAGACCCGCGGCATCAAATTAGGCCACGGTGTTTGGGATCTGGTCTACCAGAAAAAGTAGGTCAGCAATTCTCATCGGCAGTGTTTAGCCTGCCGTTACCTCGGCCCTGCGCAGTGATTGTGCGAGTAAATCGAGTACACCATTGACATATTTATGGCCATCGGTCCCGCCAAAGGTTTTAGCAAGCTCAACCGCTTCGTTAATAGCTACTTTGTAGGGTACAGAAAGATCTGCTGCTAATTCATAAGTGCCAATGAGTAGGGCGGCATGCTCTACAGGCGATAGTTCATTGATGGGGCGATCGAGTGCCGGTGTAATGATGGCTTCTAATTCGTCTGATCTTTCCAGTACACCCTGAAAAATGCCTTCAAATAAATCTAGCTGACAACGTTTAAACGCAGGATCCTCTGCCAATTGTTTTGCAATTGCTGCGCTATTCGGTAGGCTACCTGCGCGGCGCACTACCAGACTTTGATACACGCCTTGCAAGGCATATTCACGAGCACGACGACGTGGCGTCAGCGAGCGTTTAGGGGCTGCTGATTTTGTTTCCTTCTTTCCTGAAGCATTAGAAGGAGTGAGCGTGGATTTAGGCATGAGAAAAATTATTCTTCGCTAGGATTGATTTCAAAATCGATATCGGGGGTGAGTGCCAAAGCGAGGTTGGCCATTTCTACTACAGCCTTGGCGCAATCTGCCCCTTTGATAGCAACCCGAACTTGTGCTTGTTCATCGGTGTCACAAGTCAATACCCCGTTAGCAATGGGCAAACCAGAATCAATGGAGACGCGCGTAATACCAGAGGCTGATTCATTAGAAACGAGTTCAAAGTGATAAGTTTCACCCCGAATGACTGCGCCCAAGGCTACTAAGCCTTCAAACTCACCCGTTTCCGCAAGTTTTTGAAGTGCAAATGGGATTTCCAGTGCCCCTGGAACGGTTACCAACTTGATATCTGATTGAGAGACTCCCAAGGCGATTAGTTCGGTGATGCAAGCATTGGTCAGAGCAAGACAATGCTCTTCATTGAAGCGAGCTTGCACAATACCAATGCGCAGATCTTGACCGTTGAGGTCTGCTTCAAGAACGCCTACAAAATCATTATTGGGGCTAGTCATGATGAGTATTTTCTAGATAAATTTCTGCAGAGTTTAGGGTGTAACGGGTTTGTAAGCTTGATAACCAGTTACTTCAAGTTTATAGCCAGATAGGCTTGGAACTGGATTTGGATTCGCAAGCAAGCGCATTTTGCCAACCCCAATATCTTTTAGGATCTGAGCGCCAATGCCATAGCTTCTAAAGTCAGTCTTACGTGACAGAGGTTTTTTAACTTCATCTTTTGACTGATTAAGTTTCTGAAACTGTGCCAGCCAATCTTGATCCCCCGGTGCAGCGATACCAGCTGCATTTAAGAGTACTGCGACACCAGCGGGTGCGGCTGCAATCTGCTGTAGTGCCTGCGCAAGCGGCCAAGAGTGTGTGCTGGCCTGTGAGTCTAGGAAGTCTAAGGCAGTGACTGGTTCGTGCACACGTACTAAAGTTTCTTGAGATTCCACTGGCTTGCCGTGTACTAATGCAATGTGGATGCAGGAGCTTGGGGTATCGCGATAAATAATGCCTTGGAACTTGCCCCAAGGGGTAATAAATTCACGGGTACCTTCGCGCACCACAATACTTTCATGTTGGCTACGATACTGAATTAAATCGGCAATGCTGCCGATCTTTAGTTGATGCACTTTGGCAAACTCCAGCAGGTCAGGTAAACGCGCCATACTGCCATCGTCTTTCATGATTTCACAGATCACTGAGGTTGGAGAGCAACCCGCCATGGCTGCAAGGTCACAGCCTGCTTCAGTATGGCCAGAACGAATCAACACACCACCAGGTTGAGCCATGAGAGGAAAGATATGACCAGGTTGCACTAAATCACTCGGCTTAGCATTCGGCGCAACAGCAGTTTTAATCGTTAAGGCACGATCTGCAGCAGAGATGCCTGTAGTCACTCCAGTAGCGGCTTCAATGGAGACCGTGAAATTGGTTCCCATCGAGGTACCGTTATCCCGCACCATCAATGGTAGGTTTAATTGCTGGCAGCGTTCACGAGTGAGGGTGAGGCAAATGAGGCCACGACCGTGCTTAGCCATAAAGTTCACTGCTTCTGCAGTGACGTGATCAGCCGCTAGGACAAGATCACCCTCGTTTTCGCGATCTTCTTCGTCTACGAGAACGACCATCTTCCCAGCGCGTAGGTCGGCAATGATTTCTTCTGTGGATGCAAGGGTATTTGGCATAGCCCTCTATTTTAAGCTGAGCAGGCACTGAAGTGAGGTCCTACTGGAATATGTCAACTTTCAGACAGTAAGAGCTACCGAGAGGTCTTTTAAGGGCGTGCATACCCCCTGAAAATGCTGCCATGTGCTCAAAGAACCCCTTGGCTTCCCATATTAGTAAAGCTACAGGTTTCGTTTTGCTAGAAGTCTTGGTGGCAATGAGCCTAATTCTAGGGGTGTGGATGAGTTCCTTAGGGGCTTATCAACGCTTGGTTCTGCATAACGCTCAAACAGAAAATAAGAGAGCTCAGCTGAGAAGAGAGCTCGATACCTTCGAAATGAGATCGCAGGCTCGGGGAGTAATCCATACAAAGAATCTCAAGGTGAAAGGTCTAAATGAATCTTCTCGAGTGTCTAGTCGCAATCGCACTCAGTATGCTACTTCTCAATCCGCTATTAAAAACCAGCGCTGATTTAGTGGCTAAGCAAGTTGAGTATGAAAAAAGACAAATACTGATCTCTGAAGCGGAACGAGCATTTGAGTTAATGGGACGCGCAATACGCATGGCAGGCTATCGTAATATTCATTCTCAGCAGCAGCGTAAAAGCGCAGAACACTTTATTCAGATTCAGAAAAAATTAGGTTATCGAGGTTCTGATGCATTAATCGTTCAGCATGAGCTTTCAGCGGGAGTGGATTTTGATTGCATTGGTAATGTGCTCAATCTCGAGCGCACCAAGAATGGTTTAGCTCGTCAAGGATTTTTGGTAGATAGACAAGCTGGCATTGCCAAGGGTATGAAGGTTAATGGCGGCTCCTTGATTTGCCAATCATTGGATCGCCAAGGTCGTATACAGAATACCACCTTGATGAATGGTGTGAACTACCTATTGATTGAGGAACTTGCTAATGCAAATTCAGCATTGACCCAAAAGCGATTTAAAGTGACCCTGCAAATGACTGATGGAGCCCTATTAAATATAGACTTAGAGCGGACTTTTAGCGCAAGAAATCTGCCATGATTCTCGCCTGGGTAATCTCCTTGCTGCTACTTTGTGCATCCCTAGTCTTGCACCTCGAACGCTTAAGCGCACTACAGATCATTACAGTCCAAACCATCGAACAATCTCAGCAAAATTTTATTGCTGCAGAAATAGCAGTTGCTAATTGTGAGAGCAATCTCACTACGCTAGCCTCATTAAATGAAAATGCCTGCTTCATCCAGTCAATTGGTAAAAATATTTGGCGAATTACGAGTCAGCATAAACCTGGAATTGAAATTCATGTCGCTCTAGATGAAAAGTCTGGGATGGTTACCCGCATCAATTGGCGGCAAGTTTTTGAATAAGCATCGTTCAGAGGGCAGTAGCTTGCTCGAATTAATGGTAGTGATACTCATTATTGCCATCGTTGCTATGAGCACAATGCCACTCTTACAAAAACAAATTGCCGAACGAGAAATCAACTCTGTAGCGAGACGATTTATTGCGCACGCCCATTTTGCTCGGCAACAAGCAATGACGCTTGGTGAATCCGTGTTGCTCATTCCATCCTCTAAATTGGGCTGGGATGGCGGCTGGGTAGTACAGAGTGGTTGCACTGCTAAGGTGGTGACATCGACCTGCATCCCTAAATTTTGGTTTTCTCAAGGGGCTATAGATCCTATCTACTTTAAGGGCGGAGGTAGGCAGTTTGTTGACCCTCACTCTGGCAAAAGCGGTATTTTGTTTAATGCCACAGGCGCTGCTAAAACCGGTCAAGGAGGTTTTGTGGCCAATCGACTCATCTTGGGCCATCACCGGGCTCCCAGCCTTGAGCGCCACTTAATTTTGAGTAGTGGCGGGCGCTGGAGAATTTGTGATCCAGCCAGGGATGCCAAGCGTTGCCATTGAATGGTTTAATAGATGCATGTACAGCGTAGTTGACCACCAATTCATGAGCGAGGCTTTGGCTGAGGCTCAAAAGGCACTTTATTTATCCAATCCTAATCCACGGGTGGGTTGTCTGATTGTTAAAGATGGCCAAGTCATTGGCCGTGGCTTTACCCAAAAGGTAGGTGAAGCACATGCAGAAGTGCAAGCCTTGGCAGATGCTCAATCTCAAGGGGTAGATCCAGCTGGCTCAACCGTTTACGTCACTCTAGAGCCATGTAATCACACTGGTAGAACGCCGCCTTGCGTTGATGCTTTGATTGCTGCTAAGCCAGCTAAAGTAATTGTGGCGATGAGTGATCCCAATCCTTTGGTAGCAGGGAAAGGACTGGAAAGGCTAAGGGCATCTGGTATTGAGGTGCATTGTGGTTTATTGGAGTCAGAAGCCCAAGCACTCAATCGTGGCTTTATATCGAGAATGACTAGAGGGCTTCCTTGGGTGCGTATGAAAATTGCTGCTAGCTTAGATGGTAAGACTGCATTACCCGATGGCAAGAGCCAATGGATTACCGGACCGCTTGCCAGAGCTGACGGCCATCACTGGCGTGCGCAAGCTTGTGCGATTATCACGGGTGTCGGTACCGTCAAAGAAGATGATCCTTCTTTGAATATCAGGGAAGTGGTGACAGCACGTCAGCCCGTCAGAATCATCATTGACTCCAAATTAGAGACACCGTCGAACTCCAAGATACTGAATAATCTTGATCAATCCAAGGTTCTCATTGTGTGTGCCAATCTAGATTCAACCGAGAGACGCGACAAAGCAAAGGCTTTTACCGATCGTGGCATTGAAGTGATTGCGATGACCAATGCATTTGGCAAAGTAGACTTGCCGAAGCTGTTTTCCTACTTAGCCAAAGAGCGCGAGATGAACGAGATCCATATTGAGTCTGGGTTTAAGCTCAATGGATCCATGCTCCGAGAAAACTGTGTAGATGAGTTATTGCTCTACTACGCCCCATTTTTTATGGGTGAGGGTATTGGAATGGCAAATGTAGTACCACCTTCTACTTTGGATCTGTCTAAAGATTGGGAAGTGTTAGATCAACGATTGTTTGGTCCCGATTTAAGACTCAGACTCATTAAGCACTAAAATCTTTCTATGTTTACAGGAATCATCACGGCAGTTGGTCAAATTACAAGCGTTCAAGCTAAGGGCGATGGTTTGCAATTGGTAGTGGAAGTACCACCAGGCTATTTAGAGGATGTTGCCTTAGGCGACAGCATTGCTATTCAGGGTGCGTGCATGACCGCAACTCAATTTCAAGGCAATACTTTTGCTTTAGATATTTCTCGTGAGTCGCTGAACAAAACTATTGGCCTAGATCGAGTTGGCCCTGTCAATCTCGAAAAAGCAATGCGTCTCAATGATCGTTTAGGTGGTCACTTGGTTAGTGGGCACGTGGATGGTGTGGGTAAGGCCGCGCATTTTTCACCAGTCGCTAACGATGCCTATGGTTCCTGGCTGCTTCGTATTGAGGCTCCAAAAGAGCTGGCCCCTTTTCTGGCCTATAAGGGATCGATTGTGGTGAACGGTGTTTCACTGACTGTCAATAAGACCGAAGATACACCGAGTGCTTGTATTGTGGATATCAACGTCATTCCACATACATTAGAAAACACTACCTTAGGTAACTTGCAGCAGGGTGATGCAGTCAATTTAGAGATTGATTTGATTGCACGTTATGTGGCACGTATGCTCGAGACACAAGTAAATACCCAAGCTAAATAATTCTGAATTTATTTATTTTTACGGTAGCGAGTAGGATCACTCACATTGGCTTGTTGAAAACCTGTTTGGCGTAAACGACAAGACTCACACTCACCACAGGCTTCACCTAAATCATTGGCTTGGTAGCAAGAAACCGTTTGGGAGTAATCAACCCCCATGGTGTTGCCCAACTGGATGATTTCAGCTTTGGTTAAATTGATGATGGGTGCATGAACCCGAAAGCGATTCTCATCATTGATGGCCTCTACACCAGCTTTGGTGGCTAGGTTGGCCATGTGCTCAAAAGACGCAACATACTCAGGGCGGCAATCTGGGTAGCCTGAGTAATCCACCGCATTGGCCCCATAGAAAACATCTAAGCCACCTAATGACTCTGCCCATCCCAAAGCTAGTGATAACAGAATGGTATTGCGTGCGGGCACATAGGTAATCGGAATTTCTTGATCTTTACCTGGTGTGGTTGGCACCGCAATGGATGAGTCTGTTAAGGCTGAGCCGCCAAAACGAGTCAGATCTAAATTAACTACCTCATGGCGGACCACCCCAATTTGCTTAGCAATATGT comes from Polynucleobacter sp. MWH-Svant-W18 and encodes:
- a CDS encoding TolC family protein, producing the protein MTKARFRRSQITIGLLLGQALGLHYWSAGAYAQSPNDAARPALPTPMSASTLIGLEQPPQFLMPPKTALPSTSAPSNVTGNKASNSKGQLVDLIQLYQEAAFSDPVLNAARFNYQASKELYWQGLSLLLPQANATPIGTRYYQHGANTTVVSNNPGNSRVFDQKSYTVTLTQPVFNVAAFEAFKQGDLNTKIADMRFYLAQQDLIIRVSQAYFDALTSQDNVELYRNKKDLIKQQLDIAQAKFDAGLATIVDVNTAQAALDLANSQEIAAQADLIVKRGVLEQLVGHPVGPLKPLVKEAKIDGVLRDPRSKSKDNKGIPIAESVNPQLPPGQTMEDWINQAEAANFNVLANQLSVSLAESTYRAAQALNYPSLNFVGTSGYNTSNGTPNSYTPSNTNVYNNTIALQMTIPLVSGGYNTSLIRQNAALVDQAKANYDNARRTAAQSTRTAFTGFYGGLASVKAFEAAERSSSSALESSKLGFQVGTLINIDVLIALDTLITTRSQLQQARYNTILNAIKLKAHAAALTDEDLISINTLLR
- a CDS encoding undecaprenyl-diphosphate phosphatase, translating into MDLILLFKAIILGVVEGFTEFLPISSTGHLILVGDLLDFNDERGKAFEVIIQFGAILAVCWEFRSKLLKVVSSFASSAASRRFVLNLVIASVPAMGLGFFFGKHIKAVLFSPIPVASAFIVGALIIFWAERRQEKITTTKNHIHSVDDLSPLDALKVGLAQCAALIPGTSRSGATIIGGMLFGIPRAVATEFSFFLAIPVIGGATAYELLKLWKSPVAFTGEFALATFIGFIAAFISAFICVRWLIHYVAHHNFIPFAWYRIGFGLLVLITAYTGLIAWSH
- a CDS encoding DUF2721 domain-containing protein; the encoded protein is MMDVSIDAITNNIQLALAPVFLLTAVATLINAISTRLARTVDRMRSIQQKIQDGLVADQNILNHMRIEAKEAQVRGRLCTLAIFFVVLSGIFISLTVLELFFFQAGAVHSMKTDYVIWTFVLGLISFMTSLSIVLGEVVYAYWSAGWNLYGR
- a CDS encoding UDP-glucuronic acid decarboxylase family protein: MNKILITGGAGFLGSHLTEKLLKEGNDVLVVDNYFTGSKANLAHLLPNPKLELMRHDVTFPLYVETNQIYNLACPASPVHYQYDPVQTTKTSVHGAINMLGLAKRTRARILQASTSEVYGDPEVHPQPEEYWGKVNPIGIRSCYDEGKRCAETLFFDYNRQHGLDIKVVRIFNTYGPRMHPNDGRVVSNFIVQALQGKDITIYGDGQQTRSFCYVDDLIDAMVKMMSTEVGFTGPINIGNPGEFTMLQLAEAVLKLSGSKSKIIHQPLPSDDPKQRQPNIELAKAKLGWQPKVNLEDGLKETIAYFKKVVA
- the trmB gene encoding tRNA (guanosine(46)-N7)-methyltransferase TrmB — its product is MVQQEQEGLEKRFERIRSFVLRAGRTTAGQQRAIDELGPKYLLPFQEQTLDLVAAFGGSANPKILEIGFGMGETTAKIAVTRNQDDFLAIEVHTPGVGALLKLIGENHLTNLRLIRHDAVEVLEKMIAPNSLDGIHIYFADPWHKKRHHKRRLIQAGFVALLVSKLKSRAYLHLATDWHNYAEQMLLVLNAEPTLQNTSTELVKVETFTQEDIAKTGEVVNEFKPSLDQLNSEHLGYVDRPSYRPITKFETRGIKLGHGVWDLVYQKK
- the nusB gene encoding transcription antitermination factor NusB, yielding MPKSTLTPSNASGKKETKSAAPKRSLTPRRRAREYALQGVYQSLVVRRAGSLPNSAAIAKQLAEDPAFKRCQLDLFEGIFQGVLERSDELEAIITPALDRPINELSPVEHAALLIGTYELAADLSVPYKVAINEAVELAKTFGGTDGHKYVNGVLDLLAQSLRRAEVTAG
- the ribH gene encoding 6,7-dimethyl-8-ribityllumazine synthase: MTSPNNDFVGVLEADLNGQDLRIGIVQARFNEEHCLALTNACITELIALGVSQSDIKLVTVPGALEIPFALQKLAETGEFEGLVALGAVIRGETYHFELVSNESASGITRVSIDSGLPIANGVLTCDTDEQAQVRVAIKGADCAKAVVEMANLALALTPDIDFEINPSEE
- the ribBA gene encoding bifunctional 3,4-dihydroxy-2-butanone-4-phosphate synthase/GTP cyclohydrolase II, with amino-acid sequence MPNTLASTEEIIADLRAGKMVVLVDEEDRENEGDLVLAADHVTAEAVNFMAKHGRGLICLTLTRERCQQLNLPLMVRDNGTSMGTNFTVSIEAATGVTTGISAADRALTIKTAVAPNAKPSDLVQPGHIFPLMAQPGGVLIRSGHTEAGCDLAAMAGCSPTSVICEIMKDDGSMARLPDLLEFAKVHQLKIGSIADLIQYRSQHESIVVREGTREFITPWGKFQGIIYRDTPSSCIHIALVHGKPVESQETLVRVHEPVTALDFLDSQASTHSWPLAQALQQIAAAPAGVAVLLNAAGIAAPGDQDWLAQFQKLNQSKDEVKKPLSRKTDFRSYGIGAQILKDIGVGKMRLLANPNPVPSLSGYKLEVTGYQAYKPVTP
- a CDS encoding GspH/FimT family pseudopilin, which produces MNKHRSEGSSLLELMVVILIIAIVAMSTMPLLQKQIAEREINSVARRFIAHAHFARQQAMTLGESVLLIPSSKLGWDGGWVVQSGCTAKVVTSTCIPKFWFSQGAIDPIYFKGGGRQFVDPHSGKSGILFNATGAAKTGQGGFVANRLILGHHRAPSLERHLILSSGGRWRICDPARDAKRCH
- the ribD gene encoding bifunctional diaminohydroxyphosphoribosylaminopyrimidine deaminase/5-amino-6-(5-phosphoribosylamino)uracil reductase RibD, with product MYSVVDHQFMSEALAEAQKALYLSNPNPRVGCLIVKDGQVIGRGFTQKVGEAHAEVQALADAQSQGVDPAGSTVYVTLEPCNHTGRTPPCVDALIAAKPAKVIVAMSDPNPLVAGKGLERLRASGIEVHCGLLESEAQALNRGFISRMTRGLPWVRMKIAASLDGKTALPDGKSQWITGPLARADGHHWRAQACAIITGVGTVKEDDPSLNIREVVTARQPVRIIIDSKLETPSNSKILNNLDQSKVLIVCANLDSTERRDKAKAFTDRGIEVIAMTNAFGKVDLPKLFSYLAKEREMNEIHIESGFKLNGSMLRENCVDELLLYYAPFFMGEGIGMANVVPPSTLDLSKDWEVLDQRLFGPDLRLRLIKH
- a CDS encoding riboflavin synthase is translated as MFTGIITAVGQITSVQAKGDGLQLVVEVPPGYLEDVALGDSIAIQGACMTATQFQGNTFALDISRESLNKTIGLDRVGPVNLEKAMRLNDRLGGHLVSGHVDGVGKAAHFSPVANDAYGSWLLRIEAPKELAPFLAYKGSIVVNGVSLTVNKTEDTPSACIVDINVIPHTLENTTLGNLQQGDAVNLEIDLIARYVARMLETQVNTQAK
- the queC gene encoding 7-cyano-7-deazaguanine synthase QueC, which encodes MSKLSAAFQNLAPRSPGAPAVILFSGGLDSTTVLALAKDLGYSPYALSVGYGQRHSSELAAAKHIAKQIGVVRHEVVNLDLTRFGGSALTDSSIAVPTTPGKDQEIPITYVPARNTILLSLALGWAESLGGLDVFYGANAVDYSGYPDCRPEYVASFEHMANLATKAGVEAINDENRFRVHAPIINLTKAEIIQLGNTMGVDYSQTVSCYQANDLGEACGECESCRLRQTGFQQANVSDPTRYRKNK